Below is a genomic region from Echinicola rosea.
TAGCTATGAAGACATCCTGCCCTTGTTTACTGGAGAGTTGGAATATCCCAACGGACGCATGGCAATGCTCTTTCTTCAAGGCCTAGGCGGAGGACTGGCTTTTTTTATTGCCGGATGGTTGTTTTCCCGGATTGTGGAAAAAGCTGACCTGGGATGGAAACAACAGTTTGCCCGTGTAAAGTTCATTTATCTCTTGCTATTGCTGCCATTGCTTTTTGGCTTCATTTTATTTGATGCCAAGGTAATCGAGTGGAATATGAACGTGGAGTTTCCGGCGTTTATGGAGGGATTTGAAGCTTTTGCCCGTGAAATGGAGGACCAAGCCATGAAGATGACCAAGTTTTTGACCGATTTTCAGAATTTTGGTGAGTTTTTGGCGGGCGTTTTGGTGATCGGAGTATTTGCTGGTATTGGTGAAGAGTACTTTTTTAGAGGAGTACTTCAGCCAAAACTGCACCGCTATTTTGGCAATGCCCACGTAGGAGTATGGTTGGCAGCATTTGTATTTTCTGCCATTCACTTTCAGTTTTACGGTTTTTTCCCGCGTTTACTTCTTGGAGCACTTTTTGGTTACTTGTACTTGTATTCAGGAAGTCTGGTTTATCCCATGGTAGGGCATGTGCTGAACAATACCTTTACGATTGTCATGGTCTATCTAAACAA
It encodes:
- a CDS encoding CPBP family intramembrane glutamic endopeptidase → MEIYKTQSQIAAKHNWLLSLVVLVLITFGVLALTQGIALVIIPFLFDISYEDILPLFTGELEYPNGRMAMLFLQGLGGGLAFFIAGWLFSRIVEKADLGWKQQFARVKFIYLLLLLPLLFGFILFDAKVIEWNMNVEFPAFMEGFEAFAREMEDQAMKMTKFLTDFQNFGEFLAGVLVIGVFAGIGEEYFFRGVLQPKLHRYFGNAHVGVWLAAFVFSAIHFQFYGFFPRLLLGALFGYLYLYSGSLVYPMVGHVLNNTFTIVMVYLNKLGVMEFDIEDPESVSWYTVLLGLMVFIICMRFFIQQGNQNNTSHGEVAEGF